ATCTGCACGTTCGGCTCGCGGTTGCCGAGGTTGTACTGCGCCGCCAGGGTCTCGCGGATGATCCGGTAGCCGCCCTCGTCGTGGATGGCCGGTACCAGCAAGTCGTCCCGCTGGTCGTCGTCGAGGATGCTGAACAGCTTGAGGTCGCGGATCACCTTGGGCGACAGGTACTGCAGGATGAAGCTTTCGTCCTTGAAGCTGCTCATGGCGAACTTGATGGTCGACAGCCAGTCGGACCCGGCGATCTCCGGGAACCAGCGCCGATCCTCCTCGGTGGGCTCCTCGCACATGCGCCGGATGTCCCGGTACATCGCAAAGCCCAGGGCGTAGGGGTTGATGCCGCTGTAGTAGGGGCTGTCGAACCCGGGCTGGAACACCACGCTGGTGTGGGACGTCAGGAACTCCATCATGAAACCGTCGGTGACCAGGCCTTCGTCGTACAGGTCGTTCATCAGGGTGTAGTGCCAGAAGGTCGCCCAGCCTTCGTTCATCACCTGGGTCTGGCGCTGCGGGTAGAAGTACTGGGCGATCTTGCGCACGATGCGCACGATTTCCCGTTGCCACGGCTCCAGCAGCGGCGCGTGCTTCTCGATGAAGTACAGGATGTTCTCCTGCGGTTCGGCGGGGAACCGGGCGTTGTCCTTGTCGCTGAGCTTGTCGGTGCCCTTGGGGATGGTGCGCCACAGGTCGTTGATCTGCTTCTGCAGGTGCTCTTCGCGATCCTTCTGCCGCCGCCGCTCTTCCTCGGCGGAAATCGGATACGGCCGTTTGTAGCGGTCCACGCCGTAGTTCATCAGGGCGTGGCAGGAATCGAGCAGGTCCTCCACGGCGTCTATGCCGTGGCGCTCCTCGCACTGCATGATGTACTGCTTGGCGAACACCAGGTAATCGATGATCGAGCTGGCGTCGGTCCAGGTGCGGAACAGGTAATTGCCCTTGAAGAAGCTGTTGTGGCCGTAGCAGGCGTGGGCCACCACCAGGGCCTGCATGCAGATGGTGTTCTCCTCCATCAGGTAGGCGATGCACGGATCCGAGTTGATCACGATCTCGTAGGCCAGGCCCATCTGCCCGCGGCTGTAGGATTTCTCGGTGCTGAGGAAGTGCTTGCCGTAGGACCAGTGGTGATAGCCCAGCGGCATGCCGACCGACGCGTAGGCGTCCATCATCTGTTCGGCGGTGATCACCTCGATCTGGTTGGGATAAGTGTCCAGCGCATAGCGGGCCGCGATGCGGGCGATTTCGCGGTCGTAGGCCTGGATCAGCTCGAACGTCCATTCGGAGCCGGTGGAGATGGGTTGGCGCTTCTGCTCTTTGGCGGTCATGTCACTAACCTGCGCTGGAAGAGTTCACGGAAGACCGGATAGATATCCCCGGCCGAGACCAGTTGCTGCTGGGCAAACGTGTCGGAAAAGGCTTCGGCGATGCGTTCGTATTCGTACCAGAGGGCCTGGTGCTCGCGGGGGGTGATCTCCACATAAGTGTAGTACTGCACGAACGGCATGATCTGGTTGATCAGGATGTCGCGGCAGATGGGCGAATCGTCGTTCCAGTTGTCGCCGTCGGAGGCCTGGGCGGCGTAGATGTTCCACTCGTTGCTCGGGTAGCGCTCGGCCATGATCTCCTGCATCAGCTTCAGGGCGCTGGAGACGATGGTGCCGCCGGTTTCCCGCGAATAGAAGAACTCCTCCTCGTCCACTTCCCGGGCGCTGGTGTGATGGCGGATGAACACCACGTCGATCTTGTCGTAGTTCCGCTTGAGGAACAGGTACAGCAGGATGAAGAAGCGCTTGGCGATGTCCTTGGTCGCCTGGGTCATGGAGCCGGACACGTCCATCAGGCAGAACATGACCGCCTTGGAACTGGGGTTGGGCTGCTTGATCAGCAGGTTGTACTTGAGGTCGAACGTATCGAGGAACGGCACCCGGTGGATGCGGGCGCTGAGTTTCTCGATTTCCGCCTCCAGATCCTGGATATCGCCGAAGTTGTCCGGTTCTTCGCGCTTGAGCCGGGCCAGTTCCTCTTTCGCTTCGCGCAGTTTCGACCGGCTGCTGCCGGACAGCGCGATGCGCCGGGCATGGGCCGAGCGCAGGGTGCGGATGATGTTGATGCGCGAGGGGTTGCCCTCGTTGCTGATGCCGGCGCGCACGGTCTTGAAGGTGTCGGTGCCGGTCAGGTTGCGTTTGACCAGGTTCGGCAGTTCGAGGTCCTCGAACATGAATTCGAGGAATTCTTCCTGGGTGATCTGGAAGACGAACTCGTCCATGCCTTCGCCGGAGTTGCCGGCCTTGCCGGGGCCCCGGCCTCCGCCGCCTCCCGGCGGGCGGGCGATGTGTTCGCCGGCGGTGAACTCCTTGTTGCCGGGATGCACCACGGTCTGCTTGCCGCCGCGGCCGTGGTGAAGCACCGGTTCGTCGATGTCGCGACCGGGGATGCTGATCTGCTCGCCGTGCTCCATGTCGGTGATGGAGCGCCGGCTGACGGCTTCTTCGACAGCCTTCTTGATGTGGTCACGGTAGCGCCGCAGGAAGCGCTGGCGGTTCACCGTGCTCTTGTTCTTGCCATTGAGGCGTCGGTCGATCACATAGCTCATAGGCCCCTCCGGGGAGCTTCAAGTCGTAAGCTTCAAGCTGCAAGCGAAAGCGCCTCAGATCCCGGGATGGGGACTTACCCGCTGTTCGCTTGCGGCTTGCTGCTAGAAGCTTGCAGCTGCCTCACTGCGATTTTCTGACCCGCAGATACCACTCGGAGAGCAGCCGTACCTGTTTGTCGGTGTAGCCGCGTTCGACCATCCTGGTGACGAAGTCGTTGTGCTTTTGCTGATCCTCTTTGCTGGCCTTGGCGTTGAAGCTGATGACCGGCAGCAGGTCCTCGGTGTTCGAGAACATTTTCTTCTCGATGACCACCCGCAGTTTCTCGTAGCTGAGCCAGGTCGGGTTCTTGCCGTTGTTGTTGGCCCGGGCACGCAGCACGAAGTTGACGATCTCGTTGCGAAAGTCCTTCGGATTGCTGATGCCGGCCGGTTTCTCGATCTTTTCCAGTTCCTCGTTGAGGGCGACGCGGTTGAGGATCTCGCCGGTTTCCGGATCGCGGTATTCCTGGTCCTGGATCCAGAAGTCCGCGTACAGCACGTAGCGGTCGAAGATGTTCTGGCCGTACTCGCTGTAGGACTCGAGGTAGGCGGTCTGGATCTCTTTGCCGATGAACTCGATGTAGCGCGGGGCCAGGTATTCCTTCAGGTAGCGCAGGTAGCGTTCGCGGGTCTCGGCCTGGAACTGTTCCTGTTCGATCTGCTGTTCCAGCACATAGAGCAGGTGCACCGGGTTGGCGGCGATTTCGTGCGGGTCGAAGTTGAACACCTTGGACAGGATCTTGAAGGCGAACCGGGTCGACAGACCGTTCATGCCCTCGTCGACGCCCGCCGCATCGCGGTATTCCTGGATCGACTTGGCCTTCGGATCGGTGTCCTTGAGGTTTTCCCCGTCGTACACGCGCATCTTGGAGTAGATGTTGGAGTTCTCAGGCTCCTTGAGGCGCGACAGCACGGTGAACTGCGCCAGCATCTTGAGGGTGTCCGGCGCGCAGTGGGCCCGGGCCAGGGAGCTGTTGAACAGCAGCTTGTCGTAGATCTTCACCTCGTCGCTGACCCGCAGGCAGTACGGCACCTTGACGATGTAGATCCGGTCGATGAAGGCTTCGTTGTTCTTGTTGTTGCGGAAGGTGTGCCACTCCGATTCGTTGGAGTGGGCCAGCAGGATCCCGGTGAACGGAATCGCGCCCAGGCCTTCGGTGCTGTTGTAGTTGCCTTCCTGGGTGGCGGTCAGCAGCGGGTGCAGCACCTTGATCGGCGCCTTGAACATTTCGACGAATTCCATCAGGCCCTGGTTGGCCCGGCACAGCGCCCCGGAGTAGCTGTAGGCGTCGGCGTCGTTCTGCGGGAACTCCTCCAGCTTGCGGATATCGACCTTGCCCACCAGCGCGGAGATGTCCTGGTTGTTCTCGTCGCCCGGTTCGGTCTTGGCCACGGCGATCTGGTTGAGGATCGAGGGGTACAGCTTGACCACGCGGAACTGGCTGATGTCGCCGCCGAACTCGGCCAGGCGTTTGGTCGCCCAGGGCGACATGATGGTGTTCAGGTAGCGGCGGGGGATGCCGAAGTCCTCTTCGAGGATCGCGCCGTCTTCGGTGGCGTTGAACAGCCCCAGGGGCGACTCGAACACCGGCGAGCCCTTGATGGCGTAGAACGGCACCTTCTCCATCAGTTGCTTGAGCTTCTCGGCCAGGGACGACTTGCCGCCGCCCACCGGGCCGAGGAGGTAGAGGATCTGTTTCTTCTCTTCCAGGCCCTGGGCCGCATGGCGGAAGTACGACACGATCTGGTCGATGCATTCTTCCATCCCGTGGAAGTCCTCAAAGGCCGGATAGCGGCGGATCACCTTGTTGGAGAAGATGCGTGACAGCCTCGAATTGGTCGAGGTGTCGAGCAGCTCGGGTTCGCCGATGGCCAGCAACAGACGCTCGGCGGCGGAAACGTAGGCGCTGCGGTCCTTTTTGCACAGTTCCAGGTATTCCTGCAGCGAGAATTCTTCCTGGCGTGTGGACTCGAAGCGTTGTTGGAAGTGGCTAAAGATACTCATGACGTCACCTCGCTCGATACGTGGAGCCGACGCCGGATCACTCAGTCGATGCTGGCAAGCAGCCGCTTTGGCAGCTGTTGTTTACCCCCCAGAACTCTTCCGCGCGGACAACCGCGAAAGCTACTCCCGATGACCCGTGCGCCGGTGTACCGGCTCTCCCCTGTTTTGGATGGCCTGGGCTTAAGGATAGTTGGGAATTGGCGAGGTAAAGGCGAGATGCGTAATTAGTTGTGGCAGACCGTTCGTCCGCCACCGTGCAAGCCCGCAGGAGCCGGGGCTTGCGGGGCGCAAAAAAATTATTCGGCGGAGCCTTGGGCGGTTTCCGCAGGATACGTCGCACGCCACAGCTCAAAGCCGCCGTCCAGGCTGTAGACGTCGGAGAAGCCCTGGCCCGCCAGGTAGGCGGCTGCGCTCTGGCTGGAGTTGCCGTGGTAGCAGACGACCACCGTCGGGGCGTCGAGGTCGGCGTTGCGGATGAAATCGGCGACCGAGTGGTTGTCCAGGTGGTGCGACCCGGTGACGTGTCCGCTGGCGAAGGCTTGCGGGTCACGGATGTCGACCACCACGGCGCCTTGCTCGCGCAGGGCCTTGGCCTGTTCCGGGGGGATGCGTTTGAATTCGCTCATGGCGGGTTCCTGTGGTCCGGCGGGTGACGCAGTCTAGCGCGGGGCGCTGGCTGACGTGGAGAGGGGGATAAGCGGGGCGACGGTCGGCAGGGCGTTGCCGTGGTCGTCGCATTTGCACGACAGGCGCTCACCGCTGTCGACGTTCATCAAGGTCAGGCTGCCGCCCCACACGCAGCCGGTGTCGAGGGCGCAGATGCCGGGCTCGTGGACGTTGCCTTCGAGCGCCGCCCAGTGGCCGAAGATGATCCGCAGGCCGCGGGTCTTGCGCTCCTTGTGCTGGAACCACGGCTTGTAGCCGGGCGGGGCGGTGTCCAGGCCTTCCTTGCTCTTGAGGTCGAGCTTGCCCTCGGGGGTGCAGAAGCGCATGCGGGTGAAATAGTTGGTGATGACCCGAAGGCGCGTCACGCCCTTGAGGTCGTTGTCCCATTTCGCCGGCTCGTTGCCGTACATGCCGTCCAGGTAGGCCGGGAACAGGTTGTCGTCGCGCAGGGCCGACTCGACCTCTTCGGCGCACTTGAGCGCCTTGCGCAGCGACCATTGCGGCGGGATCCCGGCGTGCACCATGGCGACCTCGCGCCGCTCGTCGTAGTGCATCAGCTTTTGCCGACGCAGCCAGTCCAGCAGTTGGGGGCCGTCGGGGGCTTCGAGGATCTCGCGCAGGGTGTCGCTCTTTTTCATGCGCTCGATGTTCTGGCCGGCGGCCAGCAGGTGCAGGTCATGGTTGCCCAGCACGCACACCAGCGAGTCGCGCAGCCCGTACAGGTAGCGCAGGGTCTCCAGGGACTGCGGGCCGCGGTTGACCAGGTCGCCCACCAGCCACAGGCGGTCCAGGGCCGGGTCGAAGGCGACCTGGCCGAGCAGGCACTTGAGCGGTTCGAGGCAGCCCTGCAGGTCGCCTACGGCATAGGTCGCCATCAGTGCAGGGCTCCGGGCACGGCGAGGCGGAAAGGCTTGATGACGGCGTCGAAATGCTTGCCGTCGTCGGCGACCATTTCGTAGGAGCCCTGCATGGTGCCGACCTGGGTGGTCATCACCGTGCCGCTGCTGTAGGTGTGGCTCTGGCCCGCCTCGATCAGCGGTTGCTGGCCCACCACGCCGGCGCCGCGGACTTCCTCGACATGTCCGTCGCCATCGGTGATGACCCAGTGCCGTGACATGAGCCGGGCCGGCCGGTCGCCGTTGTTCTGTACGGTGATGGTATAGGCGAAGGCGAAGCGGTCGTGCTCGGGTTGCGATTGGTCTGCCAGATAGCGGGTGACCACGCTGACGTCGACCTGATAACGGGGATCGGACATGCAAAAGGCCTTAAGAGCGAAGCGCAACGCAGGGGTGCGGCTGATAGGGGTTCAGTCTAGGCAAGTATCGGGCAACAGACCAGCGCGGCCGTTGCCCGATGACGCCGTCAGTCGGCCTTGGGCGGCTGCTGGGGTTTCTCGGCGAGCTGGTCGGCCAGGCGCACGAACGCCGCCAGGTCCAGTTGCTCGGGGCGCAGGCTGCCGTCGACGCCTGCCGCTTCGATCTCGGCGCTGGTGAGCAGTTGCTTGAGGGTGTTGCGCAGGGTCTTGCGGCGCTGGTTGAACGCCTCGCGCACCACGCGCTCGAGCAGCCGGTGATCCTTGGCCGGGTGCGGCAGCACGGCGTGGGGCACCAGGCGCACGATGGCCGAGTCGACTTTCGGCGGCGGGTTGAACGCGCCGGGGCCGACGTTGAACAGGTGTTCGACCCGGCAATGGTACTGGACCATGATCGACAGGCGACCCCAGTCGCCGCCGCCGGGGCCTGCGGCCAGGCGCTCGACCACTTCCTTCTGCAGCATGAAGTGCATGTCGCGGATCAGGTGCGAGTTGTCCAGCAGGTGGAAAATCAGCGGGGTGGAGATGTTGTACGGCAGGTTGCCCACCACCCGCAGTGTGTTCGGCGCGGCGTTGAGGGTGTTGAAGTCGAACTTCAGCGCATCGCCCTGGTGCAGGTTGAAGTTGCTCTTGCCGGCGAACTGGCTGTTGAGGATCGGGATCAGGTCCTTGTCCAGTTCCACCACGTCGAGTTGGGCGCCGGCGCCGAGCAGGCCTTCGGTCAGCGCGCCCTGGCCCGGGCCGATCTCCAGCATGCGGTCTTCGGGCTTGGCGTGGATGGCGCGCAGGATGCGGTCGATGATGCCGGCATCGTGCAGGAAGTTCTGGCCAAAGCGTTTGCGCGCCTTGTGTTGGTATTGCTCGGTCATAAACGGGTCTCGGCCATCTGGTAGGCGGTTTCCAGGGCGACCTGCAGGCTGCCGGTGTCGATCCGGCCGCTGCCGGCCAGGTCCAGGGCGGTGCCGTGGTCGACGGAGGTGCGGATGATCGGCAGGCCCAGGGTCACGTTGACCGCTGCGCCGAAGCCTTTGTACTTCAGCACGGGCAGGCCCTGGTCGTGGTACATCGCCAGCACCGCGTCGCAGTGCTCCAGATATTTGGGGGTGAACAGGGTGTCGGCGGGCAGCGGGCCGCGAAGGTCCATGCCTTCGCTGCGCAGACGCTCCAGCGTCGGTTCGATGATGTCGATTTCTTCATGGCCCAGGTGGCCGCCTTCGCCGGCGTGCGGGTTGAGCCCGCAGACCAGGATGCGCGGCCGGGCGATGCCGAACTTGTCTTGCAGGTCGGCGTGCAGGATCCGCGTGACCCGCTCCAGCCGCTGCGGCGTGATCGCGTCGGCGATCTCGCGCAGGGGCAGGTGGGTGGTGACCAGCGCCACGCGCAGGCCGCGGGTGGCGAGCATCATCACCACCTGGGCGGTGTGGGTCAGGTCGGCGAGGAATTCGGTGTGCCCGGAGAAGGCGATGCCGGATTCGTTGATCACGCCCTTGTGCACCGGCGCGGTGATCATCCCGGCGAAGTCGCCGTTCAGGCAGCCTTGGCCGGCGCGGGTCAGGGTTTCGAGGACGAACGCGGCGTTGGCCTTGTCCAGTTGCCCGGCGACCACCGGGGCGCTCAGCGGCGTGTCCCAGACGTACAGGCTGCCGGCCGGCGCCGGAGCGTCCGGCCAGCGGTCAGGGGTGACGGCCAGCACGTCGACGGCCAGCCCCAGCTGCGCGGCCCGCTCGAGGAGCAGGTCGCGGCTGGTGATGGCGATCAGGGGGTGCGGCTGGGCCTGCGAGGCGAGCAGCAGGCACAGGTCGGGACCGATGCCGGCCGGTTCGCCGGGTGTCAGCGCGAAACGCTTGGGTTTCACTGCGCTGCCTGGTCTGCGCCAGGGAGTTTGATTTCAACGTAGGCTTCGTCGCGGATCTGACGCAGCCA
This Pseudomonas ekonensis DNA region includes the following protein-coding sequences:
- the pdxA gene encoding 4-hydroxythreonine-4-phosphate dehydrogenase PdxA; the protein is MKPKRFALTPGEPAGIGPDLCLLLASQAQPHPLIAITSRDLLLERAAQLGLAVDVLAVTPDRWPDAPAPAGSLYVWDTPLSAPVVAGQLDKANAAFVLETLTRAGQGCLNGDFAGMITAPVHKGVINESGIAFSGHTEFLADLTHTAQVVMMLATRGLRVALVTTHLPLREIADAITPQRLERVTRILHADLQDKFGIARPRILVCGLNPHAGEGGHLGHEEIDIIEPTLERLRSEGMDLRGPLPADTLFTPKYLEHCDAVLAMYHDQGLPVLKYKGFGAAVNVTLGLPIIRTSVDHGTALDLAGSGRIDTGSLQVALETAYQMAETRL
- the glpE gene encoding thiosulfate sulfurtransferase GlpE, producing the protein MSEFKRIPPEQAKALREQGAVVVDIRDPQAFASGHVTGSHHLDNHSVADFIRNADLDAPTVVVCYHGNSSQSAAAYLAGQGFSDVYSLDGGFELWRATYPAETAQGSAE
- the apaG gene encoding Co2+/Mg2+ efflux protein ApaG — its product is MSDPRYQVDVSVVTRYLADQSQPEHDRFAFAYTITVQNNGDRPARLMSRHWVITDGDGHVEEVRGAGVVGQQPLIEAGQSHTYSSGTVMTTQVGTMQGSYEMVADDGKHFDAVIKPFRLAVPGALH
- a CDS encoding symmetrical bis(5'-nucleosyl)-tetraphosphatase, yielding MATYAVGDLQGCLEPLKCLLGQVAFDPALDRLWLVGDLVNRGPQSLETLRYLYGLRDSLVCVLGNHDLHLLAAGQNIERMKKSDTLREILEAPDGPQLLDWLRRQKLMHYDERREVAMVHAGIPPQWSLRKALKCAEEVESALRDDNLFPAYLDGMYGNEPAKWDNDLKGVTRLRVITNYFTRMRFCTPEGKLDLKSKEGLDTAPPGYKPWFQHKERKTRGLRIIFGHWAALEGNVHEPGICALDTGCVWGGSLTLMNVDSGERLSCKCDDHGNALPTVAPLIPLSTSASAPR
- a CDS encoding YeaH/YhbH family protein; translation: MSYVIDRRLNGKNKSTVNRQRFLRRYRDHIKKAVEEAVSRRSITDMEHGEQISIPGRDIDEPVLHHGRGGKQTVVHPGNKEFTAGEHIARPPGGGGGRGPGKAGNSGEGMDEFVFQITQEEFLEFMFEDLELPNLVKRNLTGTDTFKTVRAGISNEGNPSRINIIRTLRSAHARRIALSGSSRSKLREAKEELARLKREEPDNFGDIQDLEAEIEKLSARIHRVPFLDTFDLKYNLLIKQPNPSSKAVMFCLMDVSGSMTQATKDIAKRFFILLYLFLKRNYDKIDVVFIRHHTSAREVDEEEFFYSRETGGTIVSSALKLMQEIMAERYPSNEWNIYAAQASDGDNWNDDSPICRDILINQIMPFVQYYTYVEITPREHQALWYEYERIAEAFSDTFAQQQLVSAGDIYPVFRELFQRRLVT
- the rsmA gene encoding 16S rRNA (adenine(1518)-N(6)/adenine(1519)-N(6))-dimethyltransferase RsmA, which translates into the protein MTEQYQHKARKRFGQNFLHDAGIIDRILRAIHAKPEDRMLEIGPGQGALTEGLLGAGAQLDVVELDKDLIPILNSQFAGKSNFNLHQGDALKFDFNTLNAAPNTLRVVGNLPYNISTPLIFHLLDNSHLIRDMHFMLQKEVVERLAAGPGGGDWGRLSIMVQYHCRVEHLFNVGPGAFNPPPKVDSAIVRLVPHAVLPHPAKDHRLLERVVREAFNQRRKTLRNTLKQLLTSAEIEAAGVDGSLRPEQLDLAAFVRLADQLAEKPQQPPKAD
- a CDS encoding SpoVR family protein; translated protein: MTAKEQKRQPISTGSEWTFELIQAYDREIARIAARYALDTYPNQIEVITAEQMMDAYASVGMPLGYHHWSYGKHFLSTEKSYSRGQMGLAYEIVINSDPCIAYLMEENTICMQALVVAHACYGHNSFFKGNYLFRTWTDASSIIDYLVFAKQYIMQCEERHGIDAVEDLLDSCHALMNYGVDRYKRPYPISAEEERRRQKDREEHLQKQINDLWRTIPKGTDKLSDKDNARFPAEPQENILYFIEKHAPLLEPWQREIVRIVRKIAQYFYPQRQTQVMNEGWATFWHYTLMNDLYDEGLVTDGFMMEFLTSHTSVVFQPGFDSPYYSGINPYALGFAMYRDIRRMCEEPTEEDRRWFPEIAGSDWLSTIKFAMSSFKDESFILQYLSPKVIRDLKLFSILDDDQRDDLLVPAIHDEGGYRIIRETLAAQYNLGNREPNVQIYSIDRRGDRSLTLRHQQHDRKPLGDSTEEVLKHLHRLWGFDIHLETLQGDQVMKTHHVPPRNEHSEGDYGRLDLAVIHL
- a CDS encoding PrkA family serine protein kinase, whose product is MSIFSHFQQRFESTRQEEFSLQEYLELCKKDRSAYVSAAERLLLAIGEPELLDTSTNSRLSRIFSNKVIRRYPAFEDFHGMEECIDQIVSYFRHAAQGLEEKKQILYLLGPVGGGKSSLAEKLKQLMEKVPFYAIKGSPVFESPLGLFNATEDGAILEEDFGIPRRYLNTIMSPWATKRLAEFGGDISQFRVVKLYPSILNQIAVAKTEPGDENNQDISALVGKVDIRKLEEFPQNDADAYSYSGALCRANQGLMEFVEMFKAPIKVLHPLLTATQEGNYNSTEGLGAIPFTGILLAHSNESEWHTFRNNKNNEAFIDRIYIVKVPYCLRVSDEVKIYDKLLFNSSLARAHCAPDTLKMLAQFTVLSRLKEPENSNIYSKMRVYDGENLKDTDPKAKSIQEYRDAAGVDEGMNGLSTRFAFKILSKVFNFDPHEIAANPVHLLYVLEQQIEQEQFQAETRERYLRYLKEYLAPRYIEFIGKEIQTAYLESYSEYGQNIFDRYVLYADFWIQDQEYRDPETGEILNRVALNEELEKIEKPAGISNPKDFRNEIVNFVLRARANNNGKNPTWLSYEKLRVVIEKKMFSNTEDLLPVISFNAKASKEDQQKHNDFVTRMVERGYTDKQVRLLSEWYLRVRKSQ